In Synergistales bacterium, the genomic stretch AGACGATTCTCTGCTGCTATTTTCTGATTCTCAGTTGGTCCTTCCAAATCATAAATAGTTTGGACCACTTTATTAAAATCTTTTCCATGCATAACAGCATTTTGTAATGCTTGGGATATTTCATAAAATTTCTGTGTTTGTATGCCTTTATCTGGATTTTCTCTTCCATACAATGATTGCCAAGCATTTTGTACTGTATCCTCAAATTTGCCGCTGTGTCTAATTTCTTCTGCAGGTCTTATGTGGGCAAACTTCTCCTGCTCAAGAATAACTTTATGGAGTGCATGATATAGGCCCCAAGCAGCAGTAGTTGCTACAATTATTGGAGCAGCAGGGCCAGACGCAAGACCAACTATAATTGTCCCCATAGTAGCAAAGGCTGACGTGACCTTACCTATTGCAAAAATCAAACCACCAGAACCTATTAGAACGCCAGCTAATTTTTGCAAGTTTGAAACGCTTTCATCACTCATGCCTTCTATAATTTCACCTAAATCTTCAACCTTTGCCAGGACTTTAGGGATAATAGTATTAGCTAAATCCATTAACCGTTTACCAATTGGTACAAGCGCAAGCTTTGCTGTATTTTGTAGTTGTGCCCATTTCTCTGTAAACGTTTTCGTATTTTTATCTGCGTCTTGAATAGCACCATCAACATTTTCTAATGCATTTTTAAAGTCCTTCAGTTCAAAAGCACCCGAATGTATGGCATCAACAATATCATTTGCAGATTTACCGAATATATCATTTGCAAGACTGAAAGCCTCTGTCTCAGTTTTAGCGTTCTTTATTTTTTCTATATAACCCTGCATCGTACCTGCCAAATCTTCTATACCTTTATCTGCAAGATCCTTAATACCCGTACGTAGACCACGAAGAACGCGTTGTGTATAGATACCTTGCTTTTCAAATTGTGAGACTAAAGCAATAGCATCTTCAATACTGAAACCCGCCTGTCTCATGTATGTCCCATATTTAACAATAATCTCATTAAGTTTGCTAACAGAAATGCCAGATTTTTGTGATGCCTTAAACATTTTGTCTTGAAGTTTAGTATAATTCTCAGCTTCTATGTTCCAATCATTAAAGACTTTAGTACTAGCATCGACTACAGTG encodes the following:
- a CDS encoding phage tail tape measure protein encodes the protein MPRVQWFIGMNTSEAERAMKRLEKKMKKFSRSAQRTGKAMMKYISLPLIGLGAAAGKSANDVDEAFQNIARGTGATGKQLQNLKKDWKEMADQVVQGFDESSNVFADINTRLGITGEKLQQVTENALDTARMFGEDVNTVVDASTKVFNDWNIEAENYTKLQDKMFKASQKSGISVSKLNEIIVKYGTYMRQAGFSIEDAIALVSQFEKQGIYTQRVLRGLRTGIKDLADKGIEDLAGTMQGYIEKIKNAKTETEAFSLANDIFGKSANDIVDAIHSGAFELKDFKNALENVDGAIQDADKNTKTFTEKWAQLQNTAKLALVPIGKRLMDLANTIIPKVLAKVEDLGEIIEGMSDESVSNLQKLAGVLIGSGGLIFAIGKVTSAFATMGTIIVGLASGPAAPIIVATTAAWGLYHALHKVILEQEKFAHIRPAEEIRHSGKFEDTVQNAWQSLYGRENPDKGIQTQKFYEISQALQNAVMHGKDFNKVVQTIYDLEGPTENQKIAAENRL